A genomic window from Streptomyces sp. NBC_01298 includes:
- a CDS encoding sec-independent translocase, giving the protein MFNDLGPLEVATLVLLSVLIFGPDKLPKVIQDVTGFIRKIKSFSDSAKQDIRAELGPEFKDFDFEDLNPKTFIRKQLGSDGLGLEEIRDSLDLRKELTEVTEAVNSRRDEPSSGSESASSVPGGARHDLNKDSGPVLEKASSSSAARDSRPRFDDDTT; this is encoded by the coding sequence GTGTTCAACGACCTAGGACCACTGGAAGTAGCGACGCTCGTGCTGCTCTCCGTGCTCATCTTCGGCCCGGACAAGCTGCCGAAGGTGATTCAGGATGTGACCGGCTTCATCCGGAAGATCAAATCCTTCTCGGACAGCGCCAAGCAGGACATCCGCGCCGAGCTCGGCCCCGAGTTCAAGGACTTCGACTTCGAGGACCTCAATCCCAAGACGTTCATCCGGAAGCAGCTGGGCAGCGACGGACTGGGGCTGGAGGAGATCCGCGACAGCCTCGACCTGCGCAAAGAACTGACGGAGGTCACCGAGGCGGTGAACAGCCGTCGGGACGAGCCGTCCAGCGGCTCCGAATCCGCGTCCTCGGTTCCCGGCGGCGCCCGCCACGACCTGAACAAGGACAGTGGTCCGGTCCTGGAGAAGGCTTCCTCCTCTTCGGCGGCCCGGGACTCCCGTCCGCGGTTCGACGACGACACCACCTGA
- the mvk gene encoding mevalonate kinase, translated as MSEGRWVRSVGTGRAHAKSILLGEHAVVYGAPAIALPVPQLPVTASAGWSSSTRDEPGGVSFTTTGSAWRQVGTEGSEGLRRLTTEFRTAMGLESAPHLDVIVDGSIPLGRGLGSSAAVARAVVLALADLVGREVSDRETFDLVQTAENVVHGRASGVDAATVGASAPLLFQSGETRQLNVGCDGLFVIADSGDYGSTKDAVALLREGFERHAGAQERFVGRATELTAEATVALAEGKPEELGSKLTDYHALLRAGGLSTERIEAMVSAALEAGALGAKITGGGLGGCVLALTQPEQAREVTRQLHEAGAVQTWVVPLRRLVNHV; from the coding sequence GTGTCAGAAGGCCGCTGGGTCCGCTCAGTCGGTACCGGCCGCGCCCACGCCAAGTCCATTTTGCTGGGGGAGCACGCGGTCGTCTACGGAGCTCCGGCCATCGCTCTTCCGGTTCCGCAGCTGCCGGTCACGGCGAGCGCCGGATGGTCGTCGAGCACCCGTGACGAACCGGGCGGCGTGTCCTTCACCACCACCGGTTCCGCCTGGCGGCAGGTGGGGACGGAGGGCTCCGAGGGGCTGCGTCGGCTCACCACCGAGTTCAGGACCGCCATGGGGCTGGAAAGCGCACCGCACCTCGACGTGATCGTCGACGGTTCGATTCCGCTCGGCCGCGGACTCGGGTCCAGCGCGGCGGTCGCGCGCGCCGTGGTCCTCGCCCTCGCCGACCTCGTCGGCCGCGAGGTGTCGGACCGGGAGACGTTCGACCTGGTGCAGACGGCCGAGAACGTGGTGCACGGCCGGGCCAGTGGCGTCGACGCCGCGACGGTCGGAGCATCCGCCCCGCTGCTGTTCCAGTCGGGCGAGACCCGGCAGCTGAACGTCGGCTGCGACGGGTTGTTCGTCATCGCGGACAGCGGCGACTACGGCAGCACCAAGGACGCCGTGGCTCTGCTGCGCGAGGGGTTCGAGCGCCACGCGGGTGCCCAGGAGAGGTTCGTGGGCCGCGCCACCGAGCTGACCGCGGAGGCCACTGTCGCCCTCGCCGAAGGCAAGCCGGAAGAGCTGGGCTCGAAGCTCACCGACTACCACGCCCTGCTCCGCGCGGGCGGGCTCAGCACCGAGCGGATCGAGGCGATGGTCAGCGCCGCGCTCGAGGCGGGCGCCCTCGGCGCCAAGATCACAGGAGGCGGTCTGGGCGGCTGCGTGCTCGCCCTGACCCAGCCCGAACAAGCCAGAGAAGTCACCCGGCAGCTGCACGAGGCCGGGGCCGTGCAGACGTGGGTCGTACCACTGAGGAGGCTCGTCAACCATGTCTGA